In the Frankiales bacterium genome, one interval contains:
- a CDS encoding acyl-CoA dehydrogenase, whose protein sequence is MDFEHSAKAQETCARMWDFMHEHVFPAERTYAEWRAANDPHAHPPVMDELMAEARRRGLWNLFLPAESGLSNLDYAPVAEISGWSPVIAPEAINCQAPDTGNMETLHLFGTPEQKQRWLEPLLEGRIRSAFAMTEPEVASSDARNIRTSIRRDGDDYVINGRKWWISGSADERCAVFIVMGRSDEDAEPYRQQSMILVPRDAPGLTIQRHLPIFGYQDQHGHSELVLDDVRVPASSLLGGEGDGFAIAQARLGPGRIHHAMRAIGMAERALALMVERSRSRVAFGRPLADQGVVQELIADSRIEIEQARLLVLKTAWLIDRFGARGARTEIAAIKVAAPRVATRVIDRAIEVFGGAGVSDDTPLAYFYAWARVLRIVDGPDAVHRRSVAREELGRDRGARPDPAHPERT, encoded by the coding sequence ATGGACTTCGAGCACTCGGCGAAGGCGCAGGAGACCTGCGCGCGCATGTGGGACTTCATGCACGAGCACGTCTTCCCGGCCGAGCGCACGTACGCCGAGTGGCGTGCGGCCAACGACCCGCACGCCCACCCGCCGGTGATGGACGAGCTCATGGCCGAGGCGCGCCGCCGCGGCCTGTGGAACCTCTTCCTGCCGGCCGAGTCCGGCCTGTCCAACCTCGACTACGCCCCGGTGGCGGAGATCTCCGGCTGGTCGCCGGTGATTGCGCCGGAGGCGATCAACTGCCAGGCGCCGGACACCGGCAACATGGAGACGCTGCACCTGTTCGGCACCCCGGAGCAGAAGCAGCGCTGGCTCGAGCCGCTGCTGGAGGGCCGGATCCGGTCCGCGTTCGCGATGACCGAGCCGGAGGTCGCGAGCTCGGACGCGCGCAACATCCGCACGAGCATCCGGCGCGACGGCGACGACTACGTCATCAACGGGCGCAAGTGGTGGATCAGCGGCAGCGCGGACGAGCGCTGCGCGGTCTTCATCGTGATGGGCCGCTCGGACGAGGACGCCGAGCCCTACCGCCAGCAGTCGATGATCCTCGTGCCGCGCGACGCGCCGGGGCTGACCATCCAGCGGCACCTGCCGATCTTCGGCTACCAGGACCAGCACGGGCACTCCGAGCTCGTGCTCGACGACGTCCGTGTGCCAGCGTCCTCGCTGCTCGGCGGCGAGGGCGACGGGTTCGCCATCGCCCAGGCGCGCCTCGGCCCCGGCCGCATCCATCACGCCATGCGGGCGATCGGCATGGCGGAGCGCGCGCTGGCGCTGATGGTCGAGCGCTCGCGCAGCCGCGTGGCGTTCGGCCGGCCGCTGGCCGACCAGGGAGTCGTGCAGGAGCTCATCGCCGACTCGCGCATCGAGATCGAGCAGGCCAGGCTGCTGGTGCTGAAGACGGCGTGGCTGATCGACCGCTTCGGCGCCCGGGGCGCTCGCACCGAGATCGCCGCGATCAAGGTCGCGGCGCCGCGGGTGGCGACGCGGGTGATCGACCGGGCGATCGAGGTGTTCGGCGGCGCCGGCGTCAGCGACGACACACCGCTCGCCTACTTCTACGCGTGGGCCCGCGTGCTGCGCATCGTCGACGGGCCGGACGCCGTCCACCGTCGGTCGGTCGCGCGCGAGGAGCTCGGCCGCGACCGCGGCGCACGTCCGGATCCCGCCCACCCAGAGAGGACATGA